The genomic DNA caccatcatAACCAACATACAGTAGACCTCACGGAATGCCTCCAGAGTTTGAAGCATCTTCATGGACacgcctccctctccttctcatcAAGCATCTGCCAGCAGTCTCTCTGATTTCCCTCCTCGTCACCGCATGTCCTCTTTCCCCGACGTCACATTCTCAGTCTCTTTCTCCTGTAAAGGAAGGCTCGAGCGtaccctcctcttctctttgaaGCGACCCGAGCGTGATACCTTCATGTTCCTACGACACGTCTGCTCGTTGAAGACGGACTCCAGGTGGGTGTCGTCGTAGGTCTCGTCGCTGAGGAGGCTGGACCTCTTGCTGGGGTCCTGCAGGGACGGGGTCTGGTCACCGGTGGTCTTGGAGGCAGCTGTGGGGGGCTCCTTTTGCTTATCCGGGCGTTGCGCAAAGGGGTCAAAGTCCGGGCCAAAGGTTTGAGATGAACCTGCATCCTTGGGGCCACCAGGCTTCTTCTTTGTCAGGAAAGCCTTCCACCATGGGGGCCTTTCTGTCATCTTTGACTGGAGGGAGGAAACTGGAGCAGGAAACACAAGTATTCAGTATTCAGATGTTCTCCTCCACACCAATAACATAACTATTTCCATTGTTTTCTATGAAGCAACTAGTTTGTCAGGCAGCGATTACATCACCCGTGTACATGCTCTAAACTAATTGAGTTCCCACACTCTCTTGATCTCAAATTTCTTCTAAAACATGAAATGAGTCCTTTTAAAACTAAGCGTCTAATATGGTAATATAATTGGCTAAGCAGtatcctatttaaaaaaaacacacattctgaTTTTGTGCCTAATATTTTCCATAAATCTCCAGTCTGTTTGGATGGAGGATTATTTGCTCAGTCtggatttgaaatgtttacactttTGCTTCTATAATGTCCTGATCTATAATTCCAGCTGCCTCGCCACCCTCTTCCACTGGTGTGACGACTTTTTACCGACTAATGCTATGAATAACCAGTGTAACCGTGTTTATCTTTTCAGTAAAACTGGTTTAATGAGTCGTGAGAACGGGAGAACAAACCCAGGTCGTGATTCACAAGTGAACAATGCGCAAAAAGCCTCTCACGAACCCTTACCTGCGCTACAACAGGTGGCGTGGACACTGTAATAGACCTTAATGTTAATGTCACGCTTTTTGTTGAGATATAAATCCACAGGGCAGTTAGgtgtcttcttctccttcagtgGTGAAGAACTCAAAACAACTGTGACAGTCCCTCAGCGCGTCGCAGCAGTATCCATTTTACGCACGGGCCAGGTGTCCTGACTACACACATCTCCAACTTCTCAAAACTTCAATTTTCCCCGTTTCCTCTTCAACTCAAGTACaaatcctcctctcttcttcagcAATACTCCAGAACAGCGCTAATGAATTGACACATTTATAAGGAGCGGCTTTCGTCTACTGAACCAGCAGGTTTCCGCCTCCGAAACTCTCCAGTCGATGCACCTGTGCTCACTCCCGATTGGACTGGAACAGCTCAGAGTGTGTCACGTGTGCACCGATCAGGTGAAGCCCACTGcggtggtgggcggggcttgCGGTTGCGTGGCAACAAGCCCCATGGGAGCGTGCGCCTCTTCAGTAACAGAGCCCTTTGTATCGGCTGAACCCAACCCAAGCCAGGGACCAAATTATCCTCCAATTTCTGGCCGCCCAGCAGTTTAGGCTACGGGGACTTGTCATGCGAAGGAgtggagatgtttttttttctgtgatgttAATGGTATTAATAGCCGCCAACCAAAACAGGTTGCACTGAGCAGCATGCATTTGGTTTAAAAATGAGACACTTCGTTGGAATTGCTCATTATTTGGCGATGACCTGCCACGGGAGGAAGTCAGTGTGTTGAAATGACACA from Scophthalmus maximus strain ysfricsl-2021 chromosome 22, ASM2237912v1, whole genome shotgun sequence includes the following:
- the LOC118292010 gene encoding proline-rich protein 15 is translated as MTERPPWWKAFLTKKKPGGPKDAGSSQTFGPDFDPFAQRPDKQKEPPTAASKTTGDQTPSLQDPSKRSSLLSDETYDDTHLESVFNEQTCRRNMKVSRSGRFKEKRRVRSSLPLQEKETENVTSGKEDMR